A genomic window from Astatotilapia calliptera chromosome 12, fAstCal1.2, whole genome shotgun sequence includes:
- the hmgcra gene encoding 3-hydroxy-3-methylglutaryl-CoA reductase a produces MLTRVFRAHGLVVASHPWEVIVGTVTLTVCMMSMNMFTGNDQICGWNFDCPKTEEILSSDVIILTITRCIAIVYIYFQFQNLRQLGSKYILGIAGLFTIFSSFVFSTVVIHFLDKELTGLNEALPFFLLLIDLSKACALAKFALSSSSQDEVRDNIAHGMAVLGPAFTLDALVECLVIGVGTMSGVRQLEIMCCFGCMSVLANYFVFMTFFPACVSLLLELSRESQGGHPIWQLNDLSRAMEEEDNKPNPVTQRVKMIMSLGLVMVHAHSRWIAEPLSINSAVDMLGVGMELDHFSPRRIEPDKPLWQFYLTRMITMDIEQMICLLLALLLAIKYIFFEQAEMESTLSLKNPISLSTHTLNPPSPSEPCCREDLVTSRCHAPAHTMAVPGPAHKEERDEVIRPLSAADNDHHPRSFFVTREEESKSESTENMLPQKPRDLNHCVTILNDPKLGPRFLSDAEVMLLVSSKHIPAYKLEAIMETAERGVAIRRKMLSTKLPCSSALSSLPYTNYDYSKVVGTCCENVIGYVPVPVGVAGPLFLDGKQFQVPMATTEGCLVASTNRGCRAIALGGGARSRILADSMTRGPVVRLPSACRAAEVKAWLESTHGFQAIKAAFDNTSRFARLQKLLVGLAGRNLYIRFHSKTGDAMGMNMISKGTEEALRVLQQHFPELQVVAVSGNYCTDKKPAAINWIEGRGKSAVCEATIPAKVVREVLKTSTEALVEVNINKNLVGSAMAGSIGGFNAHSANLVTAIYIACGQDPAQSVGSSNCITLMEPSGPAGDDLHICCTMPSIELGTVGGGTNLPPQQACLQMLGVQGASQDCPGENARQLARIVCATVLAGELSLMAALAAGHLVKSHMTHNRSKVNLQEAGTCTREAS; encoded by the exons ATGCTGACCCGCGTGTTCCGTGCCCACGGGCTCGTGGTGGCCTCTCACCCCTGGGAGGTGATTGTGGGGACAGTCACCCTCACTGTCTGCATGATGTCCATGAACATGTTCACTGGGAATGACCAGATATGTGGCTGGAACTTCGACTGCCCCAAAACAGAG GAGATTCTGAGCAGTGACGTCATCATCCTCACCATTACGCGTTGTATCGCCATCGTCTATATTTACTTCCAGTTCCAGAACCTGAGACAGCTGGGGTCCAAATATATTTTAG GCATCGCTGGCCTTTTCACCATCTTCTCCAGCTTTGTATTCAGCACAGTTGTCATTCACTTTCTTGATAAGGAGCTCACTGGCCTCAA TGAGGCTTTGCCCTTCTTTCTGCTTCTCATCGACCTCTCCAAAGCATGCGCTCTCGCCAAGTTTGCCTTGAGCTCCAGTTCTCAG GATGAAGTGAGGGATAACATTGCTCATGGGATGGCGGTACTTGGACCTGCCTTTACTTTGGATGCTCTGGTGGAATGCTTAGTGATCGGCGTGGGAACCATGTCAG GTGTAAGGCAGTTGGAAATCATGTGCTGCTTTGGATGCATGTCTGTCTTGGCCAACTACTTTGTGTTCATGACTTTCTTCCCAGCATGTGTTTCCCTGTTGCTGGAG CTGTCCCGCGAGAGTCAGGGGGGCCATCCTATCTGGCAGCTCAACGATTTGTCCAGAGcaatggaggaggaggacaacAAACCCAATCCTGTAACACAgagggtcaaaatgatcatg TCTCTCGGCCTGGTCATGGTTCATGCTCACAGCCGCTGGATTGCTGAACCATTGTCCATAAACTCTGCAGTGGACATGCTCGGGGTCGGCATGGAGCTGGACCACTTCTCACCCAGGAGAATTGAGCCGGATAAACCTCTTTGGCAGTTCTACCTCACGAG GATGATAACTATGGACATAGAGCAAATGATCTGTCTGCTCTTGGCCCTGCTGCTGGCTATCAAGTACATCTTCTTTGAACAGGCTGAGATGGAATCCACGCTGTCACTGAAGAACCCCATCTCCCTTTCCACACACACCCTAAATCCTCCATCCCCATCTGAGCCCTGCTGCAGGGAGGATCTAGTTACGTCACGATGCCACGCCCCCGCTCACACCATGGCTGTTCCAGGACCCGCCCATAAGGAGGAGAGAG ACGAGGTTATCCGGCCCCTGTCTGCTGCCGACAACGATCATCATCCAAGGAGCTTCTTTGTAACGAGGGAAGAAGAATCCAAGTCTGAGAGCACGGAGAACATGCTCCCCCAAAAGCCCAGAGACCTGAACCACTGTGTGACCATCCTCAACGACCCTAAG CTGGGCCCTCGTTTCCTGAGTGATGCTGAGGTGATGCTCCTGGTCAGCTCTAAACACATCCCTGCCTACAAACTGGAAGCCATCATGGAGACCGCAGAGCGAGGCGTGGCCATTAGAAGAAAAATGTTATCAACCAAGCTTCCCTGTTCCTCTGCGCTCTCCTCTTTACCGTACACAAACTATGACTACTCGAAG GTTGTCGGCACCTGCTGTGAGAACGTGATTGGCTATGTGCCCGTACCTGTGGGTGTGGCTGGACCACTATTTCTGGATGGGAAACAGTTCCAAGTTCCCATGGCAACTACAGAAGGCTGCTTGGTCGCCAGCACCAACCGCGGCTGTCGAGCAATCGCA ctgggTGGGGGAGCCCGTAGTCGTATCTTGGCTGACAGCATGACTCGGGGCCCTGTAGTCAGACTGCCCTCTGCCTGCcgtgctgctgaagtcaaagccTGGCTGGAGAGCACCCACGGTTTTCAGGCCATCAAAGCCGCCTTTGACAACACCAGCAG GTTTGCGAGGCTTCAGAAGCTGCTGGTGGGTCTGGCAGGGAGAAATCTTTATATCCGCTTCCATTCAAAGACTGGAGATGCGATGGGGATGAACATGATCTCTAAG GGCACAGAGGAGGCTCTGAGGGTACTGCAGCAGCACTTCCCAGAGCTGCAGGTGGTGGCTGTTAGTGGGAACTACTGCACAGACAAGAAGCCAGCTGCCATCAACTGGATCGAGGGCCGGGGAAAGTCTGCTGTCTGCGAAGCCACCATCCCTGCCAAGGTGGTCAGAGAG GTTTTGAAAACAAGCACAGAGGCTCTGGTGGAAGTTAACATCAACAAGAACCTGGTGGGTTCAGCCATGGCAGGAAGCATCGGAGGTTTTAATGCACATTCAGCCAACCTGGTCACAGCCATCTACATAGCATGTGGACAG gaCCCAGCTCAGTCAGTGGGCAGCAGTAACTGCATCACCCTCATGGAGCCGTCAGGCCCAGCAGGAGACGACCTGCACATCTGCTGTACTATGCCATCTATAGAGCTGGGCACTGTAGGAGGAGGGACCAACCTGCCTCCACAACAGGCCTGTCTGCAG